The following is a genomic window from Dehalococcoidia bacterium.
AGGGGACGCGGTACGCCGGCTCCCAGTTTCAGGCAAACGCCGCCACGATCCAGGGCGAACTCGAGGCCGCGATAGGCAAGGCGACGGGCGAGCGGGCGCGCGCTTCCTTTGCTGGCCGCACGGACTCAGGCGTGCACGCCCTGGGCCAGGTGGCCGCCTTTACCACCACCTCCCGCCTGGACCCCCAGACCATGCGAGATGCCCTCAACGCCTGGCTCCCGCGCGACATCGCAGTTCTCGCGGCGGCGGATGCAGACCTCTCGTTCGACCCCAGGCGCCAGGCCCTGCGGCGCACCTATCGTTACGTCATCGAGAATCGAGCCGTCCGGCCGGCCATCGGCAGGGATCTCTGCTGGTACGTCGCGAAGCCTCTGGACATCGAGGCCATGCAGGCTGCGGCACCCGCGCTGGTCGGCGAACACGACTTCGCTGCCTTTGGCGGCGCGCTCGAGGAACCGGGGGCGAGCACCGTCCGCCGGCTGGAGGCCTTCGAAGTCCGTCGCGAAGGCTCCAGGGTCACCATAGAGGTGACGGCGAACGCTTTCCTCCCCCACCAGGTACGGCGCATGACAGGGGCGCTCGTACAGGTCGGGCTGGGCAGGCTGACGCCAGAGGCGTACGGCGCGCTGCTCGTCGCGGCGCCGTCGAGTGCCGGCCCGGCCGCGCCGGCGAGGGGCCTCTACCTGGTGCGTGTCGAGTACGAGCGCGACCCGTTCGCGTGAGGTGGCCGGAGGAGGAGTTCCAGGGAGGGACACGACGCGGGCTGGCCAGGGAACGGGCTCCGGACGGCGGCACGAGCGCCGATAGTGGACGAAGCGCCT
Proteins encoded in this region:
- the truA gene encoding tRNA pseudouridine(38-40) synthase TruA is translated as MGLPVTESAAQRRIALLLEYEGTRYAGSQFQANAATIQGELEAAIGKATGERARASFAGRTDSGVHALGQVAAFTTTSRLDPQTMRDALNAWLPRDIAVLAAADADLSFDPRRQALRRTYRYVIENRAVRPAIGRDLCWYVAKPLDIEAMQAAAPALVGEHDFAAFGGALEEPGASTVRRLEAFEVRREGSRVTIEVTANAFLPHQVRRMTGALVQVGLGRLTPEAYGALLVAAPSSAGPAAPARGLYLVRVEYERDPFA